CAACTTGGTGGCAAAGCGAATGTGTTTTAAGGCCTTTCTGTACTTACCATCCTCAATAGCCCTTTTTGCCTTCTCAGCCTCCTTCTTGGCTTTCTCTAAGACCTCAGCCGCCTCCTCATTGCCACTCTCTTCCACTATCTCCTCTGCCCTATCAAGCAGCTCCATCAGGTGGCCGAACTCCCTCTTGGCCACCTCTTTAGGGTCAGGCTGTGAGAAAGCTGTCCCTATCCCCAAGACCATCATCCCTAAGATCATTGCCATTACCTTCTTCATCTTACTCACCTCCTCGTAGGTTTTGGAAGCTTCCACTTTACTTATAGCAAAAAGTATGCCAAAATAGATTTGCCTATTTTTCAAGGGTCTTGTGAGATGCAAGGAGATAAAAATGCACATAATGGTACAAAAGTGTTCCTAAATGCACATCTTCTTCAGCTTGGAATAGAGGGAGCGCCGGGTAATCCCCAACAGCTTGGCAGCTTTGGTCTTATTTCCCCCTGCCTTCTTGAGGGCTTCTTTGACTAGATCCTCCTCTATCTTGGCTAAAGAGAGGCCAGAGTCTGGAATCTCTAAAGAGAGAGGTCCTTTCCTTCTTTCTCTGATATAAATGGAAAGGTGGTCAGGGGTGATCATTGAGTCCTGGGCTAACACTTGCGCTTGTTCTATGACATTCTCTAACTCCCTCACATTGCCTGGCCAATCATACTCTGCCAGAGAAGAGATAGCCTCTTTTGATATCCTATCTTCCTGATGATGCAGAAAATGATAGATTAAATCAGAGATATCCTCCTTTCTCTCTCTAAGAGGAGGAAGGAAGATGGGGAAGGTGGAGATCCTGTAATAGAGATCCTCCCGAAACTCACCTTTCTTTAAGGCCTCCTCTAAGTCTTTGTTGGTGGCAGCAATGATCCTAACATCCACCTTGGTTGTCTTGACACCTCCTAATCTGACAAACTCTTTATACTGGAGGACCCTCAATAGCTTGGCCTGGATCTCAAGGGCCATCTCTCCAATCTCATCCAAAAAGATGGTTCCCTTATCTGCCAACTCAAACCTGCCTGGTTTCTCTTTTTCTGCTCCTGTAAAGGCTCCTCTTTCATATCCAAAGAGCTCGCTCTCTAAGAGGGTGGAAGGAAGGGTGGCACAATGGACAACCACTAAAGGTTTCTCACTCCTTTTGCTGTTATGGTGGATTGCCTGGGCAATCAGCTCCTTTCCTGTTCCTGTCTCCCCCCTGATCAAAACCATGGTATCAGTGGGAGCCACCTTCTCTACCAATCTCAAGAGATCCCTCATCTTGCCTGATCTGCCAACAATCTGATCAAACCTATACCTTTTCTTCAGCTCTTGCTTAAGCTCTATATTCTCCTTGATCAACCTCTTCTTTTCACCAATTCTTTTAATGAGCAGTTTCAGTTCATCTTGTTGGAATGGCTTGATCAGATAATCATAGGCCCCCTCCTTCATGGCAGAGACTGCTGTCTCCACCGTAGCATAGGCTGTGATGATGATTACCTCAGTATCAGGGGTATGCTTTTTCACCTCAGATAGGATGGTTATTCCGCTAACTTCAGGCATCTTAAGATCGCATATTATTACATCATACCCATATCTTCGGGCTTTCTCCAAACCTTCCCTTGCCTTCGTGGAGGTATCCACCTCATAACCTTCTTTGCTTAAAGAAAGCTCCAAGAGCTTGCAGATCTTGGATTCATCATCAATAATCAGTATCCTAAGCATCTTGCCTCCTGAGGGGTAATCTGATAATAAACTCACATCCTCTCCCTTTTCTGCTTTTTACCTCTATCTTGCCCTGATGAGCCTCAAGGACAGACTTGACAATGGCCAATCCCAAGCCTGCTCCCTCCTCCTTGGTGGTGAAGAATGGTTCAAATATCCTCTTTCTATCCTCTTTTGCAATCCCCTTTCCTCTATCGGCAAACCTTATCTTGACAAAATCCTTCTCTTTCTTGGTCTCAATCTCTATCTTGACCGCCTCGTCAGTGCTCTCTATTGAATTTCGGATCAGATTGGAGAATACCTCCGCTATCCTCTCTCTGTCTGCCAAGATATGGATGGCTGGGTCATAGCAGGTAGTAGCCTCTACCTTGAATCTCTTCAGCACAGAGTCAATAACCTCAGGAAGAGCCACTTCCTCTAAATTGAGGGGCTCTTTTCTGAGGTTGAGAAAACGCCTGGTAGTCTAATCTATTCTCTTCACCTCTTCTGTGATATAGTCAAAGAGCTCATCCTGTGATTCAGGATCATACCTCTCCTTCAAGGCCTCGGCTGTTCCCCTGATTATAGAGAGGGGATTCCTGATCTGGTGGGCTACTGATCCTGCCATCTGGCCCATAGCCGCCACCCTCTCTGCCTGAAGAAGAAAAGCCTCAGAGGAGGCCAGAGAAGAGATGGCCTTGATCAAGAGTAAGACCAAAAGACCCACTCCTAAAGAAGCAAGGAGAGATCCTGCCATCAGACTTCTCTTTAGCCTATCCAAAACCCCCAAGAACTGAGCTGATGCCTCTACACAGAGGATGGCCTCCTCTCCTATCGGAGCATACCCACTCTTGAAGTATAGCCCCTCAACCTGGTAGAGTTCTGAAGAAGAAACAGTCCCTGACCAAGCCTTATCAACACTCTCAGGATGTAAAGCCAGATATGGATACTCCTGACCAAAGAAGATCTCAGGCCTTGTGTCTACCAAAGACCTTCTGTTTCTATCAAAGATGAAGAGAGCCTCCAATTGATTGGCCTCCTTTATCTTAGCCAGCAATGGATAGAGAGTTTCTGCAGTTTCAGAAGAAGAAAGAAGGGAGGAATCTATCTTCAAAGAAGAGGTGGCAGCTATTGCCTTTAGTCTCTCTCCCAACTCCTGATCCAGATAATCCTTTGCCTTTAAGTAGAAGAGGAAGGTAGCTGAGTTTACTCCTAAAAAGAGGAGGAGGCTAAAGAGAAGGATCAGCTTGATCTGGGTCTTTCTTTTAGTAATCATCTTCTTCTGAAAGATAGAATCTTCAGTTCCTTCCTGCATTGGGCTACTGTTCTTCGAGCCACAGATATTCCATATTTCTTTAAGGATTGTTGAATCTTTCCATCAGTGAGTGGGGTCTTTTCTTCTTCAATAATCTTCTCCACCAAGAGTTTAAGTCTATCTTTTGAACTGAAAAAGAAGAATTTTAATGGCCTCTCTCCCCAAGGGGTCTCTACACATCGGTTTTGAATAGCCCTTGATACTGAGGAGATGGCCACCCCTAAATCTTGAGCCACCTCAGTCTCAGTAAGAAGAGAGAGATCACTCAATCTTCCGTTCTTAAGATACTTAGCCTGCTGCTCCACTATCTTCTCCAATATTTGAAAGATCAGGGTCTTTCTCGTATTGGCTAATTCAAGCTTTCTTAGCAGCCTTTTGATCTGAGAGATCTTGGCCTTATCAAACCCTTCTTCTTTTAGCCTTTCATACTCTATGATGTATTTGCCTCTGGTCATATTTTGCCAGAAGAAGCCAATGGTGAGGTCATCCTGAATAGAGGCTATCTTGGTGTAAGAAATGTAGCCTCCCCTATCTTTTGGCTGATACCATACCCCATACTGGACCTCAAAGTCTGTGATCAACTGATTGATTGCCTTGATCTGGGAAAGAGAGAGGGAAAGCTCCTTTTTAATATTCTCCAAACTTATCTGGCCATCGTTATAAAGGAAGAATCGGCAAAAATCCTCCTTCCCTATCTGCCTTATCAGCTTGATGGTATCTTCTCTCTCTGAAAGAAGTGGCTCTGGGCTTTTGGCTGGTGAATCGGAGATGAGTTCTGGTCGCAGTTCCATTACCGAGAAGGTCCTGGGAAATCTTCTATATCTGATGATCCCAAGCTCAAGGAGCTCACCAAACAATGGGTCATCCTCCAATCTCCTAACATAGTCTGCGAACTCAGCCTCTGACAGGGAGAGGAGGTCAGCGGCCAACTTAGCCTTCATCTGAAGCCCAACTTTAAGCTTCGGAGCCTGTGAAAAAGGGGACGGTTCTATTTTTTTCATCCTTTCCTTCTTGCTTCTTGGGTCTTTCTTTTGGCTTGATTACTTCCTTTATTTTATATTTTTCCTTTGTCTTTTCTTAAGAATTCTTCGTTCCCATATATTAGTTTTCTGTATGTGTTTAGGTAGACGAGAAGAAGAAAGGAAGTTAAAATGAAAGAAACGCACTAAATCCGAAAGCACAAAGCACGAAACAATATCTAAATTCAAAATTCTAAACATTAGAGTTTTCAGATATATTGTTTTGAATTTTCAATTTTAGTCATTTGAATTTGTTTTT
This bacterium DNA region includes the following protein-coding sequences:
- a CDS encoding sigma-54 dependent transcriptional regulator, whose product is MLRILIIDDESKICKLLELSLSKEGYEVDTSTKAREGLEKARRYGYDVIICDLKMPEVSGITILSEVKKHTPDTEVIIITAYATVETAVSAMKEGAYDYLIKPFQQDELKLLIKRIGEKKRLIKENIELKQELKKRYRFDQIVGRSGKMRDLLRLVEKVAPTDTMVLIRGETGTGKELIAQAIHHNSKRSEKPLVVVHCATLPSTLLESELFGYERGAFTGAEKEKPGRFELADKGTIFLDEIGEMALEIQAKLLRVLQYKEFVRLGGVKTTKVDVRIIAATNKDLEEALKKGEFREDLYYRISTFPIFLPPLRERKEDISDLIYHFLHHQEDRISKEAISSLAEYDWPGNVRELENVIEQAQVLAQDSMITPDHLSIYIRERRKGPLSLEIPDSGLSLAKIEEDLVKEALKKAGGNKTKAAKLLGITRRSLYSKLKKMCI
- a CDS encoding ATP-binding protein: MALPEVIDSVLKRFKVEATTCYDPAIHILADRERIAEVFSNLIRNSIESTDEAVKIEIETKKEKDFVKIRFADRGKGIAKEDRKRIFEPFFTTKEEGAGLGLAIVKSVLEAHQGKIEVKSRKGRGCEFIIRLPLRRQDA
- a CDS encoding histidine kinase dimerization/phospho-acceptor domain-containing protein — translated: MQEGTEDSIFQKKMITKRKTQIKLILLFSLLLFLGVNSATFLFYLKAKDYLDQELGERLKAIAATSSLKIDSSLLSSSETAETLYPLLAKIKEANQLEALFIFDRNRRSLVDTRPEIFFGQEYPYLALHPESVDKAWSGTVSSSELYQVEGLYFKSGYAPIGEEAILCVEASAQFLGVLDRLKRSLMAGSLLASLGVGLLVLLLIKAISSLASSEAFLLQAERVAAMGQMAGSVAHQIRNPLSIIRGTAEALKERYDPESQDELFDYITEEVKRID